In a single window of the Salvelinus alpinus chromosome 15, SLU_Salpinus.1, whole genome shotgun sequence genome:
- the LOC139539282 gene encoding guanylyl cyclase inhibitory protein-like, with amino-acid sequence MGQAASLPCRRGTTYVTELYEWLRTFMNECPSGLITLHEFRRHFCKGTVGNESAEYAEQIFRTLDNNGDGVVDFREYVKAISMLIEGTPVEKLRWSFKLYDKDKDGAISRREMLEIMQAVHKMSVAASLTKPNPLTAEECTNRIFARLDKDNNAIISLEEFIEGALDDEWIREMLECDPNTVKVERPPKGHILLE; translated from the exons ATGGGACAAGCTGCCTCTCTACCCTGCAGGAGAGGAACCACCTATGTCACAGAGCTCTATGAGTGGTTAAG AACATTTATGAATGAGTGCCCTAGTGGACTGATCACTCTGCATGAGTTCCGGAGACACTTCTGTAAGGGTACTGTGGGCAATGAGTCAGCTGAGTATGCAGAGCAAATATTCCGCACCTTGGATAATAATGGG GATGGGGTTGTTGACTTCCGGGAGTATGTGAAAGCCATCAGTATGTTGATTGAAGGTACCCCAGTGGAGAAACTACGCTGGTCCTTTAAACTCTACGATAAAGACAAAGATGGAGCCATATCACGCAGGGAGATGCTGGAGATCATGCAG GCTGTGCACAAGATGAGCGTGGCAGCCTCACTCACCAAGCCTAACCCGCTTACAGCTGAGGAGTGCACCAACAGGATATTTGCAAGATTGGATAAAGACAACAATG cCATCATCAGCCTGGAGGAGTTCATCGAGGGGGCCCTGGATGATGAGTGGATAAGGGAGATGCTGGAGTGTGACCCCAACACTGTGAAGGTTGAGAGGCCTCCCAAGGGCCACATCTTGCTTGAgtaa